In Streptomyces sp. HUAS ZL42, the DNA window CGCTGTTCGTCGCTCATCATGCCGAAGAACGCGACAAGAGCTGCCGCAGGGTTGTCGCTCTGCGCCCAGGCGTCGTTCATCAGGGCGGCGGCGTAGGCGGCGCGGGTGGAGACCGCCTCATATCGATAGGCGCGCCCTTCCGCCTCGCGGCGCACCCAGCCCTTCTGATGGAGATTGTCCAAGACGGTCATCACCGTGGTGTACGCGATGGACCGTTCCCGCTGAAGGTCTTCCAGGACTTCTCGAACGGTCACGGGGCGGTTCCACTTCCACACCCGCGTCATGACCGCGTCTTCGAGTTCTCCCAATGGGCGAGGCACAACTCAGAACAATAGTGGGAGATCTCGGCAATGACGTAGTGAACCTGCGCTTTTAGTGGCAAACAGGAACGAAAAGGGGCGAACTACTCTGCGTTCGAGGCCTGGCGGGTGCTCTCCGCGCGCGCGATGGCGGCGTCGACGGCGGCGTCCTCCTTGGCCTTGTTGGCGCCGCCCTGGGTCTTCACGATCACCCGGATCACACCGATGAAGAACACGGCCATGACGACCGGGGGCACGAGCGCTGAGACGTAGTCCATGGATCCAGGGTAGCCACGGGGGAGCGAGGGCCCGGGGCGGGGGCGGGCCGGGGCGGGGGCGCCCGGCACCGGACGCCCCGGCGACATCGGGGGCTGGGGCGGTGTGGTGATGCCGCCGGGTGCGGGGGCCGGGGGGCGGCTCAGCCCGCGACGAGTTGCTGGGGCGGGTTGGCGGGCGGCGGGGCCGGCTTGCGGCGGGGGAAGACCTCGCCAGGGGTGGGGATGGGACGGCGGGCGGGCTTGGGCTCGGAGGGCGCCGGCTTCGGGGCGGGGGCGGGAGCGGGGGCGGCCGGTTTCTCCGCGGGTTTCTTCTTCGGCTTGTCGGCGGGTTCCTCGGCCGCGCCGGAAAGCCCTCCCGGAAGGGCCAGGAGGCGGGTACGGCAGCCGGGGACGCTCGGCACGGCCTCAGGGGCCTCGT includes these proteins:
- a CDS encoding BlaI/MecI/CopY family transcriptional regulator, whose amino-acid sequence is MGELEDAVMTRVWKWNRPVTVREVLEDLQRERSIAYTTVMTVLDNLHQKGWVRREAEGRAYRYEAVSTRAAYAAALMNDAWAQSDNPAAALVAFFGMMSDEQRQALRDAVRIVQGPETTEAPRDTGSDTASDNPGSAQEAGGR